The Medicago truncatula cultivar Jemalong A17 chromosome 4, MtrunA17r5.0-ANR, whole genome shotgun sequence genome includes a region encoding these proteins:
- the LOC11444522 gene encoding DNA-directed RNA polymerase I subunit 1: protein MALANEGATNAIESVAFSFLTNEELLKSSRVKVTDTNLCNNIGHPVRGGLYDPAFGPLLDNRSNCESCGMSKDHCSGHFGHIELVSPVYNPLMFLFLGKILNRTCFSCHYFRASRDEVKRRASQLELILKGNISKAKSLGEIKLNETIDSVDDDDDDSQWSGAEQLGESWTSLQFSEAMSVIYEFLAKDYKKCLNCGCISPKITKPTFGRFNVKALSSVQARANVISSAKAADVQADEEDITSGGAGNSNGNNQILSIKLVEQSSLSGSLLPSQVQEMIKLLWKNESRLCSHISDIQDQGFGKKAGHSMFFLENIFVPPIKFRPPLKAGDNVAEHPQTVLLSKVLESNISLADAHRTKSDAYYILRRWQDLQGSVNLLFDNKTSLRSQKDASGICQLLDKKEGIFRQKMMGKRVNYACRSVISPDPYLAVNEIGIPPYFALRLTYPERVTPWNSAKLMDAILNGPDTHPGAILYTDKTSTLRLQKDKSLRSSTSRRLQSSRGVIMHHGKIHEHEFEGKVVYRHLKDGDVVLVNRQPTLHKPSIMAHVVRVLKGEKTVRMHYANCSTYNADFDGDEINVHFPQDEISRAEAYNIVNANNQYVKPTSGDPIRALIQDHIVSAALLTKKDTFLSCQEFNQLLYSSGVSMTGMGSFSCKPGQKVLMSNSESEMFLFPPAIFKPEPLWTGKQVISALLCYITKGRPPFTVEKNAKIPSSFFKTQTGEIKKHTKDTSRKKDELEDKLLIYRNDLVRGVVDKAQFGDYGMVHTVQEFYGSNTAGILLSALSRLFTNFLQMHGFTCGVDDLLIKVGKDSERLNQLESCEEIGDIVHREFIGVMESENIDPITMQLNVEKKIRSNGEAAITYLDRKMISNLNSRTSSGVLKELLSKGSLKPSGKNWISLMTTSGAKGSMVNFQQISSHLGQQELEGKRVPRMVSGKTLPCFPSWDCSPRAGGFIIDRFLTALRPQEYYFHCMAGREGLVDTAVKTSRSGYLQRCLMKNLESLKVCYDHTVRDSDGSIIQFHYGEDGVDVHQTSFINKFEALSINKELIYSNCCRQLDRSSPYINKLPDALKGKAENFIRDFSSKQRNSSSMKEADFLQVMEHKYVSSLAQPGEPVGVLASQSVGEPATQMTLNTFHLAGRGEMNVTLGIPRLHEIVVAASKNIKTPFMTCPLRPNKSMEDAIRLADKMKKITVADIIESMKVSVVPVAVKEGRICSIYKLTMKLHKPKHYPKYTDVTLEDWEETLRVGFVRELEDAIENHISLLARISGIKDFQGKSNSSNGLDNDHSNESASNQNGQTDDDDEVGDTEDAEEDGFDAQKSKQRATDEVDYDDGPEEETHDGEKSEDVEVSEDGKDDEDDNGVEVNGDDSDIEVNDSDKNVTLEETSKSKKRKFEPASKKYDRRVYVKAGGMRFEIHFKFIGEPHILLAQIAQRTAEKVCIQNFGKVGQCKAITCKESGVIYYGEDDSKRDDIPSSVKEKIPALQTSGIHFKTFWEMEDDLKVRYVYSNDVHAILKAYGVEAAKEVIIREVQNVFKSYGISVNIRHLMLIADFMTHSGSYRPLTRSGIADSTSPFVKISYETASNFIVEAARHGQVDTLETPSSRICLGLPVKMGTGCIDLIQKLEI from the exons ATGGCTCTCGCCAACGAG GGCGCAACGAATGCCATTGAATCGGTGGCTTTCAGTTTTCTAACCAATGAAGAGTTACTTAAGAGTAGTCGCGTCAAGGTTACCGATACAAATCTCTGCAATAACATCGGTCATCCTGTTCGCGGCGGTTTATATGATCCTGCTTTCGGTCCTTTACTGGACAATAGGTCTAA TTGTGAATCCTGTGGCATGTCCAAAGACCATTGCTCGGGTCATTTTGGTCATATTGAGCTCGTTTCCCCTGTCTACAATCCTTTGATGTTCCTTTTTCTTGGCAAAATTCTAAATAGAACGTGTTTCTCTTGCCACTATTTTAGGGCTAGTAGGGATGAG GTGAAAAGGCGTGCGTCCCAATTGGAGCTcattttgaaagggaatattagCAAGGCTAAAAGTTTAGGTGAAATTAAACTAAATGAAACCATTGAttcagttgatgatgatgatgatgatagccAATGGAGTGGTGCTGAGCAACTGGGAGAAAGTTGGACCTCCCTTCAATTTTCCGAGGCAATGTCTGTTATATATGAGTTTCTAGCGAAGGACTACAAGAAGTGTCTAAATTGTGGATGCATCAGTCCTAAAATTACTAAACCAACCTTTGGACGCTTCAACGTG AAAGCTCTCTCATCTGTTCAAGCCAGAGCAAATGTTATTTCATCAGCCAAAGCTGCAGATGTTCAAGCCGATGAAGAGGATATTACCTCTGGTGGTGCTGGAAATAGTAATGGAAATAATCAAATATTGTCCATTAAGCTTGTTGAGCAATCTTCACTTTCTGGATCTTTGCTACCCTCGCAG GTTCAGGAAATGATAAAGCTTTTGTGGAAAAATGAATCTAGGCTGTGCTCGCATATCAGCGACATTCAAGATCAAGGTTTTGGAAAGAAAGCCGGTCACTCAATGTTCTTTCTGGAAAACATTTTCGTTCCGCCAATCAAATTCCGCCCCCCATTGAAAGCGGGCGATAAT GTGGCGGAGCATCCTCAAACTGTTCTGTTGAGTAAGGTTTTAGAGTCCAACATATCCTTGGCAGATGCCCATCGAACCAAGTCAGATGCATATTATATTCTAAGGCGGTGGCAGGATCTTCAGGGATCTGTAAACCTCCTATTTGACAATAAAACTTCTCTAAGAA GCCAAAAAGATGCTTCTGGAATATGTCAGTTGCTGGACAAGAAGGAAGGCATCTTTCGCCAGAAAATGATGGGAAAAAGGGTTAATTATGCATGCCGCTCTGTCATTTCACCAGATCCTTATTTAGCAGTCAATGAAATTGGGATTCCCCCATATTTTGCTCTAAGGTTAACATATCCTGAG AGAGTGACTCCTTGGAATTCAGCCAAGTTAATGGACGCTATCCTAAATGGTCCTGACACCCATCCAGGTGCGATACTCTATACTGATAAAACATCAACACTCAGGCTTCAGAAAGATAAGAGTTTACGTTCTTCAACATCAAGGAGATTACAATCCTCAAGAGGGGTTATTATGCATCATGGGAAGATACATGAACATGAATTTGAAGGAAAAGTTGTGTATCGTCACTTGAAGGATGGCGATGTAGTGCTTGTTAATCGACAG CCAACACTTCATAAACCTAGTATAATGGCCCATGTAGTGCGCGTTCTAAAGGGGGAGAAAACGGTACGCATGCATTATGCAAACTGCAG TACATACAATGCTGATTTTGACGGTGATGAGATTAATGTTCATTTTCCACAAGATGAAATTTCACGTGCTGAAGCTTACAATATTGTAAATGCCAACAACCAATATGTGAAGCCTACAAGTGGTGATCCAATCAGAGCCTTGATTCAG GATCATATTGTAAGTGCTGCACTTCTCACAAAAAAAGACACCTTTTTGAGCTGTCAAGAATTCAATCAACTTCTCTACAGTTCTGGTGTATCCATGACTGGGATGGGCTCTTTTTCTTGCAAACCAGGACAGAAAGTTTTAATGTCAAACTCTGAGAGTGAAATGTTTCTGTTTCCTCCAGCAATATTCAAGCCAGAGCCGCTGTGGACAGGAAAACAG GTTATCAGTGCATTGCTATGCTATATCACTAAAGGTCGCCCACCATTTACCGTAGAGAAGAACGCAAAAATCCCATCTAGTTTTTTTAAGACTCAAACGggggaaataaaaaaacacactaAAGATACATCAAGAAAGAAGGATGAGCTTGAGGATAAATTGTTGATATATAGAAATGATTTGGTGCGCGGTGTAGTTGATAAGGCTCAATTTGGTGACTATGGAATGGTGCATACAGTGCAAGAGTTTTATGGCTCAAATACTGCTGGCATTCTTCTTTCGGCATTAAGTCGGCTGTTCACAAACTTTTTACAG ATGCATGGGTTCACTTGTGGGGTTGATGATCTTCTGATAAAAGTAGGAAAAGATAGTGAAAGACTAAATCAACTTGAAAGCTGCGAGGAAATCGGTGACATTGTTCATCGTGAATTCATTGGAGTCATGGAGAGTGAAAATATAG ATCCAATCACAATGCAGTTGAATGTTGAGAAAAAAATACGCAGTAATGGAGAAGCTGCCATAACATACTTAGATAGGAAGATGATAAGTAATCTTAACTCCAGAACTAGCTCAGGGGTATTGAAGGAGCTACTATCTAAAGGATCATTAAAACCCTcaggaaaaaattggatttctCTTATGACTACATCTGGAGCTAAGGGCAGTATG GTCAACTTCCAGCAGATATCTTCTCATCTTGGCCAACAAGAGTTGGAAGGAAAAAGAGTCCCACGTATGGTTTCTGGAAAGACCTTACCTTGCTTTCCATCATGGGATTGTTCCCCCAGAGCAGGAGGGTTCATCATTGATCGGTTTCTTACAGCTCTTCGTCCACAGGAATATTACTTTCATTGTATGGCTGGTCGAGAAGG ATTAGTTGACACTGCAGTCAAAACATCTAGGAGTGGTTACCTGCAAAGATGTCTAATGAAAAACCTGGAGTCTCTTAAAGTTTGTTATGATCATACTGTCCGTGATTCTGATGGGTCAATTATTCAGTTTCACTATGGAGAAGATGGTGTGGATGTCCATCAAACTAGCTTTATCAACAAATTTGAAGCATTGTCAATT AATAAAGAATTGATTTACAGCAACTGTTGCCGTCAGCTAGATAGGTCTAGTCCTTATATTAACAAGTTGCCTGACGCTCTTAAAGGAAAAGCAGAAAACTTCATTCGtgatttttcttcaaaacagaGAAATTCCAGTTCAATGAAAGAAGCAGATTTCCTACAGGTGATGGAACACAAGTATGTCTCAAGTCTTGCTCAACCCGGTGAGCCAGTTGGTGTGTTAGCTTCTCAGTCTGTTGGAGAACCAGCAACACAGATGAC TTTGAATACTTTCCACCTTGCTGGTCGAGGTGAAATGAATGTCACTCTCGGAATTCCTCGTTTGCACGAGATCGTGGTGGCAGCCAGCAAAAACATAAAGACTCCCTTTATGACATGCCCCCTGAGGCCCAACAAATCTAT GGAAGATGCTATTCGTCTTgcagacaaaatgaaaaagatTACAGTAGCTGACATAATTGAGAGTATGAAAGTTTCTGTTGTACCAGTAGCTGTAAAAGAGGGCCGCATTTGCAGTATATATAAGCTTACAATGAAGCTGCATAAACCTAAACACTATCCCAAATACACGGATGTTACCCTTGAAGACTGGGAGGAAACTCTAAGAGTTGGCTTTGTGAGGGAATTGGAGGATGCGATTGAAAATCACATTTCATTGCTGGCTAGAATTAGTGGCATAAAAGATTTTCAAGGCAAATCAAATTCTTCAAATGGTTTAGATAATGATCATAGCAATGAATCGGCATCCAACCAAAATGGTCAAACTGATGATGACGACGAAGTTGGTGATACAGAGGATGCTGAGGAAGATGGTTTTGATGCTCAAAAGAGTAAACAACGAGCTACGGATGAGGTTGATTACGATGATGGTCCTGAAGAGGAAACACATGATGGTGAGAAGTCAGAGGACGTTGAAGTCTCTGAGGATGgtaaagatgatgaagatgacaATGGTGTTGAAGTAAATGGAGATGACAGTGATATTGAAGTAAATGACAGTGATAAAAATGTGACACTTGAAGAAACTTCAAAatctaaaaagagaaaatttgaaCCCGCGAGCAAAAAATATGACCGGAGAGTTTATGTGAAAGCCGGGGGAATGCGTTTCGAGATCCACTTTAAATTTATTGGTGAACCTCACATATTATTGGCTCAG ATTGCTCAGAGAACAGCCGAGAAGGTTTGTATCCAGAACTTTGGTAAGGTTGGCCAATGTAAAGCTATTACATGTAAAGAAAGTGGCGTAATCTACTATGGTGAAGATGATAGTAAAAGGGATGATATTCCGTCATCAGTTAAAGAAAAAATACCAGCACTTCAAACGTCTGGTATACATTTCAAAACATTTTGGGAGATGGAAGATGATCTGAAAGTTAGGTATGTTTATTCAAATGACGTGCATGCTATACTAAAAGCCTATGGGGTGGAAGCAGCCAAAGAAGTCATCATCCGGGAAGTACAAAATGTTTTCAAGTCTTATGGGATATCGGTAAACATCAGACACTTGATGCTTATTGCTGACTTTATGACACATTCTGGTTCCTATCGCCCTTTGACCAGATCGGGGATAGCAGATTCTACATCCCCTTTTGTCAAAATATCTTATGAGACAGCATCCAACTTCATTGTTGAAGCGGCTCGTCATGGGCAGGTAGACACCTTGGAGACTCCTTCTTCTAGAATTTGTCTCGGTTTGCCGGTGAAGATGGGAACTGGGTGTATTGACTTGATTCAGAAGCTGGAAATATGA
- the LOC11445976 gene encoding pentatricopeptide repeat-containing protein At2g15690, mitochondrial, protein MATFPLIHRARTTMLSSSSSFFSLKLRSNYIHGNHFCKTLSTSAIPNEYGRLPPHQVQQPPSDHNQHFNHHNTQNAPGRFPQQDWNPQNPNFRPPQPPQNPNYRQQPPPQNPNFRPPPPPQNPNFRPPPPPQNPNFRQPIRQNPNFQPPNGPNRGINQNQWNPQNGNLNQFQNPNNQFQTPNVQEQAPPPPSIVDLTRFCQEGKVKEALELMEKGIKADANCFEILFDLCGKSKSVEDAKKVHDYFLQSTFRSDFKMHNKVIEMYGNCKSMTDARRVFDHMPNRNMDSWHMMIRGYANSTMGDEGLQLFEQMNELGLEITSETMLAVLSACGSAEAVEDAYIYLESMKSKYGIEPGVEHYMGLLDVLGQSGYLKEAEEFIEQLPFEPTVTVFETLKNYARIHGDVDLEDHVEELIVSLDPSKAVANKIPTPPPKKYTAISMLDGKNRIIEYKNPTLYKDDEKLIAMNSMKDAGYVPDTRYVLHDIDQEAKEQALLYHSERLAIAYGLISTPPRTPLRIIKNLRVCGDCHNAIKIMSRIVGRELIVRDNKRFHHFKDGKCSCGDYW, encoded by the coding sequence atggcgACTTTTCCATTGATTCATCGCGCACGAACCACAatgctttcttcatcttcttcctttttttctttgaagctACGTTCAAACTATATCCATGGCAACCACTTCTGCAAAACCTTGAGTACTTCTGCAATCCCAAACGAGTATGGTAGATTGCCTCCTCATCAGGTTCAGCAACCACCCTCTGATCACAATCAACATTTCAATCATCACAATACTCAAAATGCCCCTGGTCGATTTCCTCAACAGGATTGGAACcctcaaaaccctaatttccgaCCACCACAGCCTCCTCAAAACCCTAATTACCGGCAACAACCACCTCcgcaaaaccctaatttccgaccaccacctcctcctcaaaaccctaatttccgaCCACCACCACCCCcgcaaaaccctaatttccggCAACCCATTCGTCAAAATCCTAATTTTCAGCCACCCAATGGTCCCAATCGAGGGATTAACCAGAATCAGTGGAACCCACAAAATGGTAAccttaatcaatttcaaaacccTAATAACCAATTCCAAACCCCTAATGTTCAGGAACAAGCTCCTCCGCCTCCTTCGATTGTTGATTTGACACGTTTTTGTCAAGAGGGAAAGGTGAAAGAGGCGCTTGAATTGATGGAAAAAGGTATTAAAGCTGATGCTAATTGCTTTgagattttgtttgatttgtgtGGTAAGTCGAAATCCGTTGAGGATGCTAAGAAAGTTCATGATTACTTTTTGCAATCTACTTTTAGGAGTGATTTCAAGATGCATAACAAGGTGATTGAAATGTATGGGAATTGTAAAAGTATGACTGATGCACGTAGGGTGTTTGATCATATGCCTAATAGAAATATGGATTCTTGGCATATGATGATTCGTGGCTATGCGAATAGTACTATGGGTGATGAGGGTTTGCAGTTGTTTGAGCAGATGAATGAGCTGGGTTTGGAGATAACTTCAGAGACTATGCTTGCAGTGTTATCGGCTTGTGGAAGTGCAGAGGCTGTGGAGGATGCTTACATATATCTTGAATCAATGAAAAGTAAGTATGGAATTGAACCCGGGGTAGAGCACTATATGGGGCTTTTGGATGTTCTCGGTCAATCTGGATACCTCAAAGAAGCTGAGGAGTTTATTGAGCAACTGCCATTTGAGCCTACTGTGACAGTATTCGAGACCCTTAAGAATTATGCTCGAATTCATGGAGATGTTGATCTTGAAGATCATGTTGAAGAGTTGATTGTTAGTCTTGACCCTTCAAAGGCCGTTGCCAATAAGATCCCTACCCCGCCTCCCAAAAAGTATACCGCAATCAGCATGCTGGATGGCAAGAACAGAATCATTGAGTATAAGAATCCTACTCTTTACAAAGATGATGAGAAGTTGATTGCTATGAATAGTATGAAAGACGCGGGATATGTTCCTGATACAAGATATGTTCTTCATGACATTGATCAGGAAGCAAAGGAGCAGGCCTTGCTCTACCACAGTGAGCGTCTAGCAATTGCCTATGGTCTTATTAGTACTCCTCCTAGAACACCTCTTAGGATTATCAAGAACCTTCGTGTCTGTGGTGACTGTCACAATGCCATCAAGATCATGTCTAGGATTGTAGGGAGGGAACTGATTGTTAGAGATAACAAAAGGTTTCATCATTTCAAGGATGGAAAATGCTCTTGTGGGGATTACTGGTGA
- the LOC11445729 gene encoding calmodulin-like protein 30, whose amino-acid sequence MSRTSFLDFQYNLSKRKYLRKPSRLFSKDKQNSGVTMFSKNRQNSGLKYIFQPSLDEMKMVFDKFDSNKDGKISQQEYKATLKSLGMEKSVNEVPNIFRVVDLDGDGFINFEEFMEAQKKGGGIRSLDIQTAFRTFDKNGDGKISAEEIKEMLWKLEERCSLEDCRRMVRAVDTDGDGMVDMNEFVAMMTQSMRHV is encoded by the coding sequence ATGTCAAGGACAAGTTTCCTTGATTTCCAATACAACCTCTCAAAGAGAAAGTACCTGAGGAAGCCGTCACGACTCTTCTCAAAGGACAAACAGAACTCTGGTGTAACTATGTTCTCAAAGAACAGACAAAACTCTgggctaaaatatatttttcagcCTAGCCTTGATGAGATGAAGATGGTGTTTGACAAATTTGATTCCAATAAAGATGGGAAAATATCTCAACAGGAGTACAAAGCTACCCTGAAATCTCTAGGCATGGAGAAATCGGTGAATGAAGTGCCAAATATTTTTCGGGTGGTTGACTTGGATGGAGATGGATTCATCAATTTCGAAGAATTTATGGAGGCACAGAAGAAGGGTGGCGGGATTAGGTCATTGGATATACAGACTGCGTTTCGAACATTTGATAAGAATGGTGATGGGAAAATAAGTGCTgaagaaattaaagaaatgtTGTGGAAGCTGGAAGAAAGGTGCAGCCTTGAGGACTGCAGGCGAATGGTGAGAGCAGTGGACACTGATGGAGATGGCATGGTTGACATGAACGAGTTTGTGGCCATGATGACTCAATCCATGAGACATGTTTGA